From the genome of Nocardia sp. NBC_01503, one region includes:
- a CDS encoding M56 family metallopeptidase, with translation MSISACLALYGFAVAVLAPRLLRRVGHEGATPRVALAAWLASMASTVLAWAVALIILILDLATHRVSTVPQRFMDSCLLHLHDAAIGRYGMPVQAGLLMLSGLSALAAGFVAARLVQTLLRARRTTHEHAQMARLAGRHHARLDAVILDVDQPAAYCVAGKPHTVVISRGVIRALTDDHLEAVLSHERAHLAGRHHLVLALTRGLATVMPRIDLFTVGAAEVARLLEMIADDAAARIHGRGTVLQALLTLSGIAQGPVGALGAAEVGLAARVERLSAPAAPALRLRARLALITAAASAALIPLASVVAAAIGLVVCTPIE, from the coding sequence ATGAGCATTTCCGCATGTCTGGCGCTCTACGGATTCGCGGTCGCCGTACTCGCACCACGCCTGCTGCGCCGGGTGGGACATGAGGGCGCGACACCCCGGGTGGCGCTCGCGGCGTGGCTCGCATCGATGGCTTCGACAGTGCTCGCCTGGGCGGTCGCGCTCATCATTCTGATCCTGGATCTCGCCACCCACCGCGTGTCGACCGTTCCACAGCGTTTCATGGACAGCTGCCTGCTGCACCTGCACGATGCGGCGATCGGCCGCTACGGCATGCCGGTACAGGCGGGGCTCTTGATGCTCTCGGGCTTGTCCGCGCTGGCGGCCGGATTCGTGGCGGCCCGACTCGTCCAGACGCTGCTGCGGGCGCGGCGCACCACGCACGAGCATGCGCAGATGGCCCGTTTGGCCGGGCGACATCACGCTCGACTGGACGCGGTCATCCTCGATGTCGACCAGCCCGCCGCGTATTGCGTTGCGGGCAAACCACATACGGTCGTCATCAGTCGCGGTGTGATACGCGCGCTCACCGACGATCATCTCGAAGCCGTGCTCAGTCATGAACGCGCACATCTGGCGGGCAGGCATCATCTGGTGCTCGCCCTCACCCGCGGATTGGCCACCGTCATGCCGCGGATCGACCTGTTCACGGTCGGCGCGGCCGAGGTGGCCCGGCTGCTGGAGATGATCGCCGATGATGCCGCGGCCCGAATTCACGGCCGCGGCACCGTACTTCAGGCGCTGCTCACCCTCTCCGGCATCGCCCAGGGTCCCGTCGGCGCCCTCGGTGCCGCAGAGGTCGGGCTGGCGGCGCGGGTCGAACGCCTCTCCGCGCCCGCCGCACCCGCGCTGCGCCTGCGCGCCAGATTGGCGCTCATCACCGCCGCGGCCTCGGCGGCGCTGATTCCGCTGGCGTCGGTGGTCGCGGCGGCAATCGGTCTGGTGGTCTGCACTCCGATCGAGTGA
- a CDS encoding thiamine pyrophosphate-dependent enzyme, with the protein MGRINERESELDGWFRAEVAATRPGAARPQQESLTPGSRLTGTQGLELFEAQATSRHLDLAARQLARDGRGYYSIGSSGHEGNAAVAAALRVDDPALLHYRSGAFFVQRARQVAGLDPIRDVLLGVVAAVADPISGGRHKVFGSKAAHVIPQTSTIASHLPRAVGLAFALERAAQLHVACEWPSDAVVVCSFGDASANHSTATGAINTAVHTAQLGVPMPLLFVCEDNGIGISVPTPRGWIDQAYGSRPGLRWFDADGSDLTEAFATAQDAANWVRAHRKPAFLRLRTVRLLGHAGSDVETAYRRPAELATELRGDPVTRTARLLITAGFATPGEILRRYSDIGARVTATAESVRGEAQLTSASAVMAPIAPSRPTVVRTDALRTSGSATAISTGSGAVSSTGAAAGISTGAVATSATSSVTVGSTGSVTVGHTGSATVGSTGAGAGGRTGSVTLGSTGASAGRLTGSGAVGSASSVVTGSARSVASASGSTRATSSKYSATGRAAPGANSTSADAGTPMTLAQAVNHTLGQLLSRDSDVLVFGEDVGRKGGVYGVTKGLQQTFGVRRVFDTLLDEQSILGTALGSALAGFVPIPEIQYLAYVHNAEDQLRGEAATLSFFSNGQYRNPLVVRIAGFAYQKGFGGHFHNDNSVAALRDIPGLVIASPSRADDAAAMLRTCVSAARVDGRVCVYLEPIALYHTRDLHRPGDGGWLAPADAVRHVEIGQARVHGTGTHLTIVSFANGVPMSLRVARRLAERGVHARVLDLRWLAPLPIDDLLDNARATGRVLIADETRRSGGVSEAICTALLDAGFDGRIARVTSADSFVPLGPAANSVLLDEDRIEAAADKLLAAL; encoded by the coding sequence GTGGGTCGCATCAACGAGCGGGAGTCCGAACTCGATGGGTGGTTTCGGGCGGAAGTCGCCGCCACGAGACCGGGAGCGGCTCGGCCACAACAGGAATCGCTCACGCCGGGCAGTCGGCTGACCGGGACGCAGGGGCTCGAACTCTTCGAGGCGCAGGCCACCTCGCGACATCTGGACCTGGCGGCGCGACAGCTCGCGCGCGATGGGCGCGGGTACTACAGCATCGGATCCTCGGGGCACGAGGGGAATGCGGCGGTGGCCGCGGCGCTGCGAGTCGACGATCCGGCGCTGCTGCACTATCGATCCGGGGCGTTCTTCGTGCAGCGGGCGCGACAGGTGGCGGGGCTCGATCCGATCAGGGATGTGCTGCTGGGGGTGGTGGCCGCGGTCGCCGATCCGATCTCCGGTGGGCGGCACAAGGTTTTCGGCAGCAAGGCCGCCCATGTCATTCCGCAGACCTCCACCATCGCCTCACATCTGCCGCGCGCGGTGGGTCTGGCCTTCGCGCTGGAGCGGGCCGCACAGCTGCACGTCGCCTGCGAATGGCCCTCGGATGCGGTGGTGGTGTGCAGCTTCGGCGATGCCTCGGCCAACCACTCGACCGCGACGGGAGCGATCAACACCGCCGTGCATACCGCACAGCTGGGCGTACCCATGCCGCTGCTGTTCGTGTGCGAGGACAATGGCATCGGGATCAGCGTGCCGACCCCGCGCGGATGGATCGATCAGGCGTACGGCTCCCGGCCCGGACTGCGATGGTTCGACGCCGATGGATCCGACCTCACGGAGGCTTTCGCCACCGCACAAGACGCCGCGAATTGGGTTCGCGCGCACCGCAAACCGGCCTTCCTGCGATTGCGTACCGTGCGACTGCTCGGGCATGCCGGATCCGACGTAGAGACCGCGTATCGTCGCCCCGCGGAATTGGCGACCGAGCTGCGCGGCGATCCGGTGACTCGGACCGCTCGGTTGCTCATTACCGCGGGCTTCGCCACACCCGGCGAAATCCTGCGCCGCTACAGCGATATCGGCGCACGCGTCACCGCCACGGCCGAAAGTGTCCGGGGCGAGGCGCAACTCACCTCCGCGAGCGCGGTCATGGCTCCGATCGCGCCGTCGCGGCCGACCGTGGTGCGCACCGACGCCCTGCGCACCAGCGGCTCCGCCACCGCGATCTCCACCGGATCGGGCGCCGTCAGCTCCACCGGCGCGGCCGCGGGGATCTCCACCGGTGCGGTTGCCACCAGCGCCACCAGCTCGGTCACCGTCGGCTCCACAGGATCGGTCACGGTCGGGCACACCGGGTCGGCCACGGTCGGCTCCACCGGCGCGGGCGCGGGCGGCCGCACCGGCTCGGTCACCCTCGGGTCCACCGGCGCGAGCGCGGGCCGCCTCACCGGCTCGGGCGCGGTCGGCTCTGCCAGCTCGGTAGTCACCGGCTCCGCGCGGTCGGTCGCGTCGGCATCCGGCAGCACCCGCGCGACCTCATCGAAGTACTCCGCCACGGGTCGAGCGGCTCCCGGCGCGAATTCGACGAGCGCCGACGCCGGAACTCCGATGACGTTGGCACAGGCCGTCAATCACACGCTGGGGCAGTTGCTGAGCCGCGATTCGGATGTACTGGTGTTCGGCGAGGATGTCGGACGCAAGGGCGGGGTCTACGGCGTCACCAAGGGTTTGCAACAGACCTTCGGCGTGCGACGGGTATTCGACACGCTCCTGGATGAACAGAGCATCCTCGGCACGGCACTGGGCTCCGCGCTCGCCGGTTTCGTCCCGATTCCGGAGATCCAGTACCTGGCGTACGTACACAATGCCGAGGATCAACTGCGTGGTGAGGCGGCGACGCTGTCCTTCTTCTCCAACGGGCAGTACCGCAATCCGCTGGTGGTGCGGATCGCCGGATTCGCCTATCAGAAGGGTTTCGGCGGCCACTTCCACAATGACAATTCCGTTGCGGCACTGCGGGATATCCCCGGACTGGTGATCGCCTCGCCGTCACGCGCCGATGATGCCGCCGCCATGCTTCGCACGTGCGTTTCGGCCGCGAGGGTGGATGGCCGGGTATGCGTCTATCTGGAGCCGATCGCGCTCTATCACACGCGCGATCTGCACCGGCCCGGTGACGGCGGCTGGCTCGCGCCCGCGGACGCGGTCCGTCATGTCGAGATCGGGCAGGCCCGGGTGCACGGCACCGGAACACATTTGACGATCGTCAGCTTCGCCAACGGCGTGCCGATGAGCCTGCGGGTGGCGCGGCGGTTGGCCGAACGCGGCGTGCACGCGCGGGTGCTGGATCTGCGCTGGCTCGCACCGCTGCCGATCGATGACCTTCTCGACAACGCGCGGGCGACCGGCCGAGTGCTCATCGCCGATGAAACCCGCCGCAGCGGAGGCGTTTCCGAGGCGATCTGCACCGCACTGCTGGATGCCGGATTCGACGGGCGCATTGCCCGCGTCACCAGTGCGGACAGTTTCGTCCCACTCGGTCCGGCCGCGAATTCCGTTCTGCTGGACGAGGATCGGATCGAGGCGGCGGCGGATAAACTCCTCGCCGCGCTCTGA
- a CDS encoding 3'-5' exonuclease produces MHTEYLNVVDVEATCWRGPNPPGQPMEIIEIGLCVLDTRTRERVAEHSILVRPERSTVSKFCTELTTLTPEMVATGITFAQACELLRTDFHADSRPWASWGAYDRRQFERQCAATEVPYPFGSKHTNAKLAFSASRGTEHRFGMAGALKAAELPLEGTHHRGGDDAWNIAALIIEMMRRDSWPE; encoded by the coding sequence ATGCATACCGAATACCTCAATGTGGTGGATGTCGAAGCCACCTGCTGGCGCGGGCCGAATCCGCCCGGCCAACCCATGGAGATCATCGAGATCGGGCTCTGTGTCCTGGATACCCGGACCCGGGAACGCGTCGCCGAACACAGCATTCTGGTGCGCCCGGAGCGCTCCACGGTCAGCAAGTTCTGTACCGAACTGACCACCCTCACCCCGGAGATGGTGGCCACCGGCATCACCTTCGCGCAGGCGTGCGAACTGCTGCGCACCGACTTCCACGCCGATTCCCGCCCGTGGGCCAGCTGGGGCGCGTACGACCGCCGACAATTCGAACGCCAGTGCGCCGCAACCGAAGTCCCCTACCCCTTCGGTTCGAAGCACACCAATGCCAAACTCGCCTTCTCGGCCTCGCGCGGCACCGAACACCGCTTCGGCATGGCGGGTGCGCTGAAGGCGGCCGAACTCCCCCTCGAGGGCACCCATCATCGCGGCGGCGATGACGCCTGGAATATCGCGGCCTTGATCATCGAGATGATGCGACGCGACAGCTGGCCCGAATAG
- a CDS encoding META domain-containing protein, which yields MSATRRWCVLLAVTVGAVAGCTNSQQASDQPTETPMGRSFVSTEVKGTAIPGGGPLTLQFRDGRVTANAGCNTATGPVTLDGGILKVGELATTMMGCPGENAGADDWALGVLRSAPTWKLSGSDLTITGNGNTVTMVDRKVANPDKPLVGTAWIVDSLVRNDAVERSRTLDEVRPTLTIAPDGSVSGSAGCNTMTGRAEISGSEISFQIATTRMMCDPQVMDVERAVLQALDGKATATVDADTLNLRNTGNGTGLKLHAQ from the coding sequence ATGTCAGCAACTCGCAGGTGGTGTGTGCTGCTCGCCGTGACGGTGGGCGCGGTGGCCGGATGCACGAATTCGCAGCAGGCCAGTGATCAACCGACCGAGACGCCGATGGGGCGATCGTTCGTATCGACCGAGGTGAAGGGGACCGCGATTCCCGGTGGCGGGCCATTGACGCTGCAATTCCGGGACGGGCGGGTGACCGCGAACGCGGGCTGTAATACCGCGACCGGGCCGGTCACCCTGGACGGCGGGATTCTGAAGGTCGGCGAGCTGGCGACCACCATGATGGGTTGCCCGGGCGAGAACGCGGGAGCCGATGATTGGGCGCTCGGGGTGCTGCGGTCCGCTCCGACCTGGAAACTCAGCGGATCCGATCTGACCATCACCGGTAATGGCAACACCGTGACCATGGTGGATCGCAAGGTCGCCAATCCGGATAAGCCGCTCGTCGGCACAGCCTGGATCGTGGACTCGCTGGTGCGCAATGACGCGGTCGAGCGCTCGCGGACCCTGGACGAGGTGCGCCCGACGCTGACCATCGCACCGGATGGATCGGTCTCGGGCAGCGCGGGCTGCAACACCATGACCGGGCGCGCGGAGATCAGCGGCTCGGAGATCAGCTTCCAGATCGCCACCACCAGGATGATGTGCGATCCGCAGGTCATGGACGTGGAGCGGGCGGTATTGCAGGCCCTGGACGGAAAGGCCACGGCCACAGTCGATGCCGATACACTGAACCTGCGGAACACGGGCAATGGAACCGGCCTGAAGCTGCACGCGCAGTAG
- a CDS encoding lipase family protein produces the protein MTAGTRATIAQACLAVAAGLTVSLWPIAPNTAAAEPVTVDPALPFPLPPAPPYLDPGFYQPDSAKVAAAQPGEILAARQVNLANFWLLPLNVNAWQLSYRSTNTRGEAIAAVATVIVPHRAAPSGERGLLSFQFAEDSLSQNCAPSYTLQMGSLPNPLNPVIGAEFIEVQAMLQRGHAVVIPDHQGPNAAYAVGPLGGRITLDGIRAAENFEPAALSGAATRVTMWGYSGGAIPTAHAAELAPEYAPELNIVGSATGGLMADIRMAVDYNNGTSTFGGAVLGGLFGVAREYPAVNQFIEQHMNPLGKAVRLVHENQCVALQFAGFPFINIKGLFDYPGDPMRSPEMQPVLDELSLGHRGTPTAPVYLYEAPLDEVMPINAVNNLYDTYCQDPNASVAYTRDLLSEHGVAAVSGTASAVLWLDARLNGVAAQPGCHQRDVPTEFLDPGAIAAFVQAIGGTLASALGMPV, from the coding sequence ATGACAGCGGGGACCCGGGCGACGATCGCCCAAGCCTGCCTGGCCGTGGCCGCCGGATTGACCGTGAGCCTGTGGCCGATCGCACCGAATACCGCTGCGGCGGAGCCGGTTACCGTCGACCCGGCACTCCCCTTCCCGCTGCCACCGGCTCCGCCGTACCTGGATCCCGGTTTCTACCAACCGGATTCGGCGAAGGTGGCGGCAGCACAGCCCGGCGAGATCCTGGCCGCGCGACAGGTGAATCTCGCCAACTTCTGGCTGCTTCCGTTGAATGTGAACGCCTGGCAGCTGTCCTACCGCAGCACCAACACCCGGGGCGAGGCGATCGCCGCCGTCGCCACCGTCATAGTCCCGCACCGCGCCGCGCCCAGCGGTGAGCGCGGCCTGCTCTCCTTCCAGTTCGCCGAGGATTCGCTGTCGCAGAACTGCGCACCCTCCTACACCCTGCAGATGGGATCACTGCCCAATCCGCTGAACCCGGTTATCGGTGCGGAGTTCATCGAGGTCCAGGCCATGCTGCAACGCGGACACGCCGTGGTCATCCCCGACCACCAGGGGCCGAACGCCGCCTACGCGGTCGGCCCGCTCGGCGGTCGTATCACCCTCGACGGCATTCGCGCGGCGGAGAACTTCGAGCCCGCCGCGCTATCCGGCGCAGCCACCCGCGTCACGATGTGGGGGTATTCGGGCGGGGCCATCCCCACCGCGCACGCCGCGGAACTCGCCCCCGAGTACGCCCCCGAACTGAATATCGTCGGCTCCGCCACGGGCGGTCTGATGGCCGATATCCGCATGGCCGTCGACTACAACAATGGCACCTCCACCTTCGGCGGCGCGGTGCTCGGCGGCCTGTTCGGCGTCGCCCGCGAGTATCCGGCGGTCAACCAGTTCATCGAGCAGCATATGAACCCGCTCGGCAAAGCCGTCCGCCTGGTGCATGAAAACCAATGCGTGGCACTGCAATTCGCGGGCTTCCCATTCATCAACATCAAGGGCCTATTCGACTATCCGGGCGATCCCATGCGCTCGCCCGAAATGCAGCCCGTCCTGGACGAACTCAGCCTCGGGCACCGCGGCACCCCGACCGCCCCCGTCTACCTCTACGAGGCCCCGCTCGACGAGGTGATGCCGATCAACGCGGTCAACAACCTCTACGACACCTATTGCCAGGACCCGAACGCCAGCGTCGCCTACACCCGGGACCTGCTCTCCGAACACGGCGTCGCCGCCGTCTCCGGCACGGCCAGCGCCGTCCTCTGGCTCGACGCCCGGCTCAATGGCGTTGCCGCCCAACCGGGTTGCCATCAGCGCGACGTCCCGACCGAATTCCTGGACCCGGGCGCGATCGCGGCCTTCGTACAGGCGATCGGCGGCACCCTCGCGTCCGCACTCGGCATGCCGGTGTGA
- a CDS encoding TetR/AcrR family transcriptional regulator: MTEVSRPRRTQQERRTATVTKLVDATIAAIGEVGYQRSTVQEICGRAGLSAGAMFRQFDTRLDLIVRTTEEGFGRQLDAYRSTMEHLGAQDNALDTALRFLRAAQSSNLSHALREIFLAARSDAELRQRIEPIAQTYYGEIVATLDRTGLLDVYPAEVREPIFFLVLHLFSGEAVVRGVYPRPDVDAAVLTLIEDMLAVYAERVPPAPEA; the protein is encoded by the coding sequence GTGACTGAAGTTTCGCGTCCGCGCCGCACTCAACAGGAGCGCCGGACCGCCACGGTGACCAAGCTGGTCGACGCCACCATCGCGGCGATCGGAGAGGTCGGCTATCAACGCTCGACAGTGCAGGAGATCTGCGGGCGCGCCGGACTCTCGGCAGGGGCCATGTTCCGGCAGTTCGACACCCGCCTGGATCTGATCGTGCGTACCACCGAGGAGGGGTTCGGCCGCCAGCTCGACGCCTATCGGTCGACCATGGAACACCTTGGGGCGCAGGACAATGCACTGGACACCGCCCTGCGATTCCTGCGCGCGGCGCAATCCTCCAACCTCTCGCACGCGCTGCGCGAGATCTTCCTGGCCGCGCGCTCGGATGCCGAACTGCGCCAGCGCATCGAACCGATCGCGCAGACCTACTACGGCGAAATCGTGGCAACCCTGGATCGCACCGGACTGCTCGACGTGTATCCGGCCGAGGTCCGTGAACCGATCTTCTTCCTGGTGCTGCACCTGTTCTCGGGTGAGGCCGTGGTCCGCGGCGTCTATCCGCGACCCGATGTGGACGCCGCCGTCCTGACGCTGATCGAGGACATGCTCGCCGTGTACGCCGAGCGCGTGCCGCCCGCTCCGGAGGCTTGA
- a CDS encoding MFS transporter, giving the protein MRRYLSPTHMPAVAALAFGAATIGAALVPNMPIVLALLVVGGFGWMIAMSTMNSTMQLLLPKCRRGQGRSVRHRRRPHPAPRSRHPTGSDPSLVAYLTSRG; this is encoded by the coding sequence GTGCGCCGCTATCTCTCACCCACGCACATGCCGGCCGTAGCCGCGCTGGCCTTCGGTGCCGCCACCATCGGTGCGGCGCTGGTTCCCAATATGCCGATCGTCCTGGCCCTACTCGTTGTCGGCGGTTTCGGCTGGATGATCGCCATGTCCACCATGAACTCGACCATGCAACTGCTGCTCCCGAAGTGCCGCCGAGGACAAGGTCGCTCAGTTCGCCATCGGCGAAGGCCGCACCCTGCACCTCGTAGCCGTCACCCCACCGGCTCCGACCCATCCCTGGTGGCGTACCTGACGTCACGGGGTTGA